One part of the Gossypium raimondii isolate GPD5lz chromosome 1, ASM2569854v1, whole genome shotgun sequence genome encodes these proteins:
- the LOC105786497 gene encoding suppressor of disruption of TFIIS, producing the protein MEYEDIYGLSPRPKYDCLLFDLDDTLYPLSSGLAKACGNNIKDYMVEKLGIGKEKIVELSNYLYKNYGTTMAGLRAVGYDFDYDDYHSYVHGGLPYENLKPDPQLRSLLLTLPIRKIIFTNADRVHAIKALSKLGLEDCFEGIICFETLNPTHKNTVSDDEDDVEFLGSVSTTTSVAKNPEIFDIIGHFADPKPGATLPKTPIVCKPQDSAIELALKIAKINPQRTLFFDDSVRNIQAGKRVGLHTVLVGTSQRPKGADYALESIHNIKQALPELWETDVKSDVSYAGQVAVETPVIA; encoded by the exons atggaatatgAGGACATATATGGACTATCTCCAAGGCCCAAATATGATTGCCTTCTCTTTG ATCTTGATGATACCCTTTATCCCTTGAGCTCTGGTCTTGCTAAAGCATGTGGAAACAACATTAAAG attACATGGTTGAAAAGCTGGGGATTGGAAAGGagaaaattgttgaattgtcCAACTACTTGTATAAGAATTATGGGACAACAATGGCTGGCCTTAGg GCTGTTGGTTATGACTTTGACTATGATGATTACCATAGCTATGTCCATGGAGGGCTTCCTTATGAGAACTTAAAACCAGACCCTCAATTGAGGAGCCTATTATTGACTTTGCCTATTAGAAAAATT ATCTTCACAAATGCTGATAGGGTCCATGCAATTAAAGCTCTTAGTAAACTTGGATTAGAAGACTGTTTTGAAGGGATTATTTGCTTTGAAACCCTCAATCCTACCCATAAGAACACGGTCTCCGATGACGAGGACGACGTCGAGTTCTTGGGATCGGTTTCCACCACGACCAGTGTTGCTAAGAACCCCGAGATTTTCGACATAATCGGTCATTTTGCCGACCCAAAGCCAGGTGCAACATTGCCTAAAACACCCATTGTTTGCAAACCACAAGATAGTGCCATTGAACTTGCTCTCAAGATTGCCAAAATCAATCCCCAAAGAACA TTGTTCTTTGACGATAGTGTCCGTAACATCCAAGCCGGAAAACGTGTCGGTCTACACACTGTGTTG GTTGGTACTTCCCAAAGACCAAAAGGTGCTGATTACGCATTGGAAAGCATTCATAATATCAAGCAGGCATTACCCGAGCTATGGGAAACTGATGTCAAATCCGATGTTAGTTACGCCGGCCAAGTTGCTGTTGAGACACCGGTGATAGCTTAG